GTAATCTGCGGCGTCGGGTAACTGGAGTGGTCGACGATGATGTCCTGCGCTGTGATCATCACGTCCACGGCATGGCGGAAGGCGGCGGTATCGAACTCGCCGCTGTCGCCGACGAACTTCATCAGGTTGAGCGAAGCCAGGTTACAGGCCGAGTTGTCGAGGTGCATGTATTCCGAACACGGGTTCGAAGCGTTGATGCGTCCCGAGTTCGGACAGGTGTGCCAGCTATTGATGGTGGTATCGAACTGCATTCCCGGATCGCCGCACACATGGGTGGCTTCGGCAATCATGCGCAGAAGGTCTCGCGCCCGGTAGGTGTCGGCTGGCTGTCCGGTCCGCACGTAGCGGGTTTGCCAGACATCGTCCTCCTCGGCCGCACGCATGAAGGCATCGGTCACCCGCACCGAGTTGTTGGCGTTCTGGAAGAAGACCGACCCGTAGGCAGGGCCGTCGAGCGAGCCGTCGTAACCGGCGTCGATCAGCGCCCACGCCTTCTTTTCCTCCTCCTCCTTGCAGCGGATGAAGTCGACGATGTCGGGATGATCGGCGTTGAGCACGACCATCTTCGCCGCACGCCGGGTCTTGCCGCCCGACTTGATGACCCCGGCCGACGCATCGGCGGCCTTCATGAAAGACACCGGTCCCGATGCCGTGCCACCGCCGGCGAGCTTCTCCTTGCCGGAACGAATACGGGACAAGTTCACGCCCGAACCCGATCCACCTTTGAAGATGATGCCCTCATTGCGATACCAGCCGAGGATCGATTCCATCGTGTCTTCGACAGAGAGGATGAAACAGGCCGAGCACTGGGGTTGCGGCTCGATACCGACGTTGAACCACACCGGGCTGTTGAAGGCCGCCTTCTGCTCGACCAGCAGATGCGTCAGCTCGGCAGCGAACACCTCGGCGTCCTGTGGCGCGGCGAAGTATCCTTGCTGCTCACCCCAACCGCGAATCGTGCGCACGACGCGGCTGATGAGCTGCCGCACACTCTGCTCACGCTCGGGGGCGCCGAGCGGTCCACGGAAGTACTTGGAAACGACGACGCTGGTCGCCAGCTGCGACCACGCCTTGGGGATCTCCACGGCGTGTTGCTCGAAGACCACCTCGCCCTTCTCACCGCTGATCAACGCGTCGCGAAGTTCCCACTCCACCGCGTCGAAGGGATCCACCTCTGGGGTCGTGAAATATCGGGGAACGGTCAAACCTTGCCCTGGAGCGGCCACCCCTGCCTGCCCCTCTTCCTTCCTCTTGCGCGCCACCTCGGTCATCGCGCCCTCCCCTCCATCTTGTATGGGCATTGCTGATACACCCAATATATAGGGCTGTCAATACAATTCTAGCCGAACAGACAGCGAAAGTCAGCGGGCTCGTGTTTTCCGCCGATGCCCCATAGAATAGCAGCGACATGAAGCCGCCCAGCCTACGTCCGAGCCCCGTCGCTGATGTCCTCAGCCGCGTCTTGCAACGCGTCGATCCCGAGCAGGAGCTGCGTGTCTATCGCATTTGGACCTTCTGGGATGACGAAGTTGGTAGCGCCATTGCGCGGCGCGCCCAACCCGTTCGTTTTCGCGACGGCGTCCTCTTCGTCGCCGTCGCGACACATAGCTGGATGCAGGAGTTGCGCTTCATGAAAGACGACATTCGCGACCGTCTCAATGCGCGGCTCGGCGCCACACTGGTGCGGGACATCTTCTTCATCTCGGGGCAGGTGGAGAGCCCACCCGCAGCGGACGCCGCCGCGCCCCGTGAAGAGACGCCGGCCGGACCGAACCTGATCCCGCTTCCGCCGATCGCCGACCCCGAGCTCGCGGGCGCCTTCAACCGCGTCGTCCAGGCACGCGCCAGACGGCTGGCGCTCACGCCGCGCCGCCCCACGGGCCGGCCCCGCGCCAGGAGGCCGCGTTAGGGGGGCCTCCATCGGCATTTTCCACACGCGAGAAGGTGGCGTTCACACCAGGCCGTGCACTTTTGCAAACGGATCCCAGCTGGCGTCGCGGTGCCATTCGTACTCGGTCGCGATCGCGAGCCGTTCGCTCAATTCCTTGCCGAACATGCGGGCGATGACGGCAAGCGGCCAGACTCCCATGAGGCATTTCCTGAGCCCAGTCGAAGGGCGTATCTCGTTGGAACCCTCTGGCAAGAGACGTTTGGCTTCGTGTCGGTTCAGGACTACAAGAAGCTACTGATGAATGCGTTCGAGCGCTTGTCCGTCATCTGGGTCGGACCCGCGCAACGGCTCGCGAAGACTCGATAAGATGCAACTAACAACGCCCCCCGAGGTCTTAGAGCCGCATTTTCGGGGTCGAAATGGCTGGAGCAAGGAAGGACGGGCTACGGTCACCAGGGCTTACAGCCCCTATTGCGATGTCGAAAACGGGGCAGTAAGCCCTTCGCAGCAGGCGTTTTTCGGGCGAAAGGGCCACCGCATCAGTAGGTTGCGCCGGTCCGACCCCACCTGGGCTGTTACCTAGTGAGATCATGAAGTTCCTCCACACCGCAGACTGGCAGATCGGCATGCGGGCCGCGCGTGTGGGTGCGGCGGGTGTGCGGGTGCGCGAGGAGAGGCTGGACGCGGCGCGGCGAGTCGTCGATGCGGCGCGCGGTGCGGGAGTCGAGTTTGTCGTCATCTGCGGCGACACGTTCGAGGACAACGGTGTTGATCGTGTGCTCGTGCAGAAGGTGGCCGACATCTTGGCCGGATTCGGCGGGCCGATTTACGTGACTCCGGGAAATCATGATCCGTTGACGCCCGGCTCGGTGTGGGAGCATCCGGCGTGGCGATCCATCGCCAACGTACAAGTGCTGCGCGAAGATATTCCGCTCGATGTCCTGGGCGGAACGCTCTTCCCGTGTCCGGCGCGAGAGCAGCACTCGGGCAAGGATCCAACGGCCTGGATTCCTGCAGGCGAGTCACGCGGGATTCGCGTAGGGCTGGCGCACGGGACGGTTGAAGGGGTGTGCCAGGAGGAGCCCGACTATCCGATCCCGCGCGATGCGGCGGTGCATGCCGCGCTAGACTATCTGGCCATCGGGCACTGGCATTCGACGGCGATGTATCCGGCACCAGACGGCGTGGTGCGCATGGCCTATTCGGGCACGCACGAGACGACGAAGTTCGGCGAACGGGATAGCGGGAACGCATTGATCGTGGAGATCGCCGCTCCCGGCGCCGCGCCGGTCATCACTCCGGTTCGAACAGGCAGACTGGCGTGGTCGGTGATCGAGGAGGAGTTGCGCCAGCCGGGTGACCTCGCGCGCCTGCGTGAACGCGTTGAGGCGCTGGAGGATCCGGGCGCCACACTGTTGGACCTGCGCGTTGCTGGTTTGCTCTCGGCGCAGGATCGCGACGAGTTAGCGCGCATCGAGGAAATCCTCGCATCGCGATTCCTTTTCGGGCGCATTGACCCGACGCGCCTGCGGCCGTCGCCGACCGATGACAGCTGGATCGCCGGCCTGCCGGCGGGCGCGCTACGCGAGGCCGCGACGAAGTTGCGAGAGCTGGCGGATCCGGCCTACGCCGGCCCGCGCCCGGAGGGCGCGTCGCCGGAAGTCGCGTGTCGGGCGTTGTTGGAGTTGTATGCGCTGGCGTCGGAGGGTGGCGCGTGATCCTTCGCTCGATTGCCGTCCAGGGATGGCGGTGTTTCGCGAACCCCGTCTCCGTTGGCCCGTTCACGGACGGCTTGAACGTTGTGCACGCACCCAACGCCACGGGGAAGTCGACGCTCTTTGAAGCGCTCCTACGCGGCCTGCTCGACGGGCATCGAGTCAGCGGTCGTGATGTAGAGAACCTGCGCCCATGGGGGCGCGAGCTGGCACCGACCGTGACGGTGGACTTTTCACACGGTGGTGCGGAATACCGAATGATGAAACGCTTCCTCGACCGTCCCTCGGCCGAGTTGGAGCGCCGCGAGAATGGAAGCTTCGTCCGCATGGCGGAGGGCGAGGCCGCGGACGAAAAGATTCGAGAGATTCTCACGCGCAATCCGCCGGGCCGCGGGTTGTCACGGCCTGAGAATTGGGGGCTTGCACAGATCTTGTGGGCGCCACAGGGCGATCTGGCGCTTGGCAAGTTGTCGGGGGATCTCGTCGCCGACATTCGAACCGCCCTTGGTGTGCAGGTGTCGGGCCCGGGCAGCGGGCCGCTGGAGGAGCGAATCGAGACGGCGTACCTTCGGTTCTTCACGACCGGCGGCCAGTACCGACGAGGTAAGGACGCGCCAGCAGTGGTGCGGTTGCGCGACAGCTTGCAGGCCGCACTCGAAGCGCAGCGCACTGCGGGCGAGCAACAGCGGATCTTTGAGGATGCGGCACGTCGGGTCGAGGATCTGCGCGCGCGCCGCGCGCAAGCCCGGCGCGACGCCAACGCACTGACGAAGTCCCTCCGCGATGCACGGACGCGGGCTGAAGCGTACAGGGGACTCGCATCCGATAAGGCACAGCGCGTGGAGCGAGTGAAGGCGGCCGAGGCTCAGCACCGCGCGCTGCAGCAGCGCATCGAGGCGATCAAGACCGCGGTGAAGGAGCTGGTCGACGTGCGGCACATCCTCGCCCAGCTCCGCTCCGAGCTGCCGTCGCGGGTTCGCGAGGTCGAGCAGCACGAGATAGCGGCCGCGCGGACGCAGACGGCGCTCGAAGATATTCGTAAGACACGCGACGCGAATGAAGCAGCGAGGCAGCGCGCCGAGCTTGCGGGCCGTTATCTCGACGAGCTGCGCCGGGCATCGGCCCTCGATGATCGGTTGCGCCGAATTGCCGAGGCATCCGAAACTCTTGCGCAGCACAAGCTGGAGCGCAGCCGCCTAATCGCGCCCGATGCGAAGACGCTGCGCGCGATCCGCAAGGCAATGAAGGACCACGACGCCGCGCAGGTGCGCCTCGAAGCCGCGCTGATCACGCTGGAGATCGTTCCCGAGGAAGCCGTTGCACTCGTTATCGTGTCTGGTGAAGAACCCGGAGAGCGATCGCTCTCAGCGGGGGTGCCCACGCAAGTGAAGGGGTCCCCCGAGGTCGTTGTCGACTTACCCGGCATCGCCCGCCTCCGCGCCCGCGGGCCTGCCAGTTCGATCGCTGAGATCCGCGCCGACCGGGAGAAGGCGGGGCAGAAGCTGAAAGCTCTGACCGAGACATTTGGCACCGCGGACCTTGATGCGTTGGACGCATTGCAGGACAAGGCGACGCAGCTGGACGAACGAGTCGCGGCCGCGCAAACACAGATCGACACTCTGCTGGCTGGGGAGGCAGTCGAGCAGATCGAAGCGGAACGCGCCACGCTCGCGGCGGCGATCTCGCGGATCGTCGCGGGTTGTCCGGACTGGCGCGACGCAGCTCCCGATGCGGAGGCGCTCAGAGCCGCGGCCGATGCGGGCAAGCGAGCGTTCCTCGCTTCTCTCGACACGGCTGAGGCCGCTCGCGACGCTGCGCAGGTTGCCCTGAACGCGGCCAGCCAACAACGGGGCACGGTTGAGGTGCGCATTGAAGAGACCGACCGACGTGAGCGATCGTTGGCCGCCAAGTTCGCTGACCTGACCAACGACGGCAAGTCTGAGGTGGAACGCGAGAGTGAGCTGAGAGGAATCGTTCTTGCCTGGGATGCTGCGCGGGCAGGTCTCGAAGAGATCGAGGCCAAGCTCTCCGAGTTTGGCGACGATCCCGGCACCGCGGTGACCACGCTGGAGAAGCAACTGCAGGCCGCCGACGATACGGCAACCAAAGCGCTCGAACAGGAAAAGAGCGAAGAGGGCCGGCTCATGCACGCTTCAGCGCAGGGCCCGTATTCGGTTCTTGCTCGGGCGGAGGAGGAAGTTGCCCGCTTGAACCGCGAGGTTGCCAGCGACGAGCTGCGGCTGGCCGCCATCCGCCTGCTGCGGACAACGGTGGAGCAGACTCGAAGTGAAGCGCTCGCCGCCGTGGCGGGTCCGGTGGAAGCCGCGGCAACTCGCACGCTGCAGCGTATCGCTGGCAATCGACTGGGCCGTGTCCAGCTCGGGGAAGCGTTCGAACCCACGCAGATGATGCCGGGAATTGCGAATGCGCCGGTGTCGATCGAAAGCATGTCAGGCGGTGAGCGCGAGCAGATCTACCTCGCTACACGACTCGCTTTGGCCGATGTGCTCGCCAAAGGCGAACGCCAACTCGTGGTTCTGGACGACGTGCTAGTTGCGACTGACGCCGGACGCCTTGCCCGTGTGATGCGGATACTGGA
This genomic window from Candidatus Binatia bacterium contains:
- a CDS encoding AAA family ATPase → MILRSIAVQGWRCFANPVSVGPFTDGLNVVHAPNATGKSTLFEALLRGLLDGHRVSGRDVENLRPWGRELAPTVTVDFSHGGAEYRMMKRFLDRPSAELERRENGSFVRMAEGEAADEKIREILTRNPPGRGLSRPENWGLAQILWAPQGDLALGKLSGDLVADIRTALGVQVSGPGSGPLEERIETAYLRFFTTGGQYRRGKDAPAVVRLRDSLQAALEAQRTAGEQQRIFEDAARRVEDLRARRAQARRDANALTKSLRDARTRAEAYRGLASDKAQRVERVKAAEAQHRALQQRIEAIKTAVKELVDVRHILAQLRSELPSRVREVEQHEIAAARTQTALEDIRKTRDANEAARQRAELAGRYLDELRRASALDDRLRRIAEASETLAQHKLERSRLIAPDAKTLRAIRKAMKDHDAAQVRLEAALITLEIVPEEAVALVIVSGEEPGERSLSAGVPTQVKGSPEVVVDLPGIARLRARGPASSIAEIRADREKAGQKLKALTETFGTADLDALDALQDKATQLDERVAAAQTQIDTLLAGEAVEQIEAERATLAAAISRIVAGCPDWRDAAPDAEALRAAADAGKRAFLASLDTAEAARDAAQVALNAASQQRGTVEVRIEETDRRERSLAAKFADLTNDGKSEVERESELRGIVLAWDAARAGLEEIEAKLSEFGDDPGTAVTTLEKQLQAADDTATKALEQEKSEEGRLMHASAQGPYSVLARAEEEVARLNREVASDELRLAAIRLLRTTVEQTRSEALAAVAGPVEAAATRTLQRIAGNRLGRVQLGEAFEPTQMMPGIANAPVSIESMSGGEREQIYLATRLALADVLAKGERQLVVLDDVLVATDAGRLARVMRILEEAAQRLQVLILTCHPERYLGLDGARFFDLEVTLRDGAAV
- a CDS encoding DUF721 domain-containing protein, whose protein sequence is MKPPSLRPSPVADVLSRVLQRVDPEQELRVYRIWTFWDDEVGSAIARRAQPVRFRDGVLFVAVATHSWMQELRFMKDDIRDRLNARLGATLVRDIFFISGQVESPPAADAAAPREETPAGPNLIPLPPIADPELAGAFNRVVQARARRLALTPRRPTGRPRARRPR
- a CDS encoding DNA repair exonuclease — protein: MKFLHTADWQIGMRAARVGAAGVRVREERLDAARRVVDAARGAGVEFVVICGDTFEDNGVDRVLVQKVADILAGFGGPIYVTPGNHDPLTPGSVWEHPAWRSIANVQVLREDIPLDVLGGTLFPCPAREQHSGKDPTAWIPAGESRGIRVGLAHGTVEGVCQEEPDYPIPRDAAVHAALDYLAIGHWHSTAMYPAPDGVVRMAYSGTHETTKFGERDSGNALIVEIAAPGAAPVITPVRTGRLAWSVIEEELRQPGDLARLRERVEALEDPGATLLDLRVAGLLSAQDRDELARIEEILASRFLFGRIDPTRLRPSPTDDSWIAGLPAGALREAATKLRELADPAYAGPRPEGASPEVACRALLELYALASEGGA